The genomic stretch GGGGACTGGCGTGAGAAGGGGACACGGCGTGATCGACAAGTTCCGCGAGGACGTGTTGTCCGTGGTCGACAGGGTGCCGTCGGGTGCGTCGATAGCGGTCGGCGGTTTCGGCAGCTCCGGTCGCCCGGACCTGCTCCTGGACGCCCTCTGCGAGCTGGACAAGCGTGACCTGCACGTCTACGTGAACAACGTGGGCCACGACTTCACCGGCGTCGGGCGGCTGCTGCACGAGGGCCGGCTGCGCCGGGTGACGGCGTCCTTCCCGATCCTGCAGGAGTTCTACGACGAGTACTTCGTCGGCAAGGTGGAGCTGGAGCTGGTGCCGCAGGGCACCCTGGCCGAGCGGATGCGGGCCGGCGGCTCGGGCATCCCGGCGTTCTTCACCCCGTCCGGGGCCGGGACGATGCTCGCCGACGGCACCTTCACCCTGCGCTACTCCCCCGACGGCGGGGTCGCCGAGCACGTGCCGGCCAAGGAGCACCGCCTGATCGACGGGCGCGAGTACGTGCTGGAGACCGGCATCGTCGCCGACTTCGGGATGGTCAAGGCCCACTCCGGCGACCGCAAGGGCAACCTGCGCTTCCGGCTGTCGGCGCGGAACTTCAACCCGCTGGCCGGGATGTCGGGCCGGCACACCTTCGCCGAGGTCGACCGGATGGTCGAGGTCGACGAGCTGCACCCCGACGACGTCCACCTGCCCGGCGTCTTCGTCGACGACGTGCTGCTGACCAGCCCCGCCCGCACCACCACCCCCGACGACAGCCGGCTGATCGCGAGGACCCGCTCATGACCGCCACGCAGACCCCGCCGGTGACCGGCCGCACCCGCGAGGGCATCGCCGAGCGCCTGGCGCAGGACCTGCAGGACGGCTACGTGGTCAACCTCGGCGTCGGCATCCCGCTGGCCGTGCCGAAGTTCATCCCGGCGGGTGTGGAGGTGGTGCTGCACGCGGAGAACGGGGTGCTGGGCCTCGGCCCGGCCCCCGAGGGCGAGGGCGACGTCGACCTCACCGACGCGGGCAAGCAGCCGATCACGCTGATGAGCGGGGCGGCGATCACCGACTCGGCGATGTCCTTCGCGATGATCCGCGGCGGCCACCTCGACGTGACCGTGCTCGGGGCGCTGCAGGTGTCCGCCGCCGGCGACCTGGCCAACTGGTACGTGCCCGGCCGCAACCCCGCCGTCGGCGGTGCCATGGACCTCGTCGCCGGCACCCCGCAGGTGTGGGTGACGATGGAGCACTGCGACCGCACGGGCCGCTCGAAGGTCGTGCCCGAGTGCACGATGCCGCTCACCGGCAGGGCGTGCGTCACGCGCGTCTACACCGACCTGGCGGTCTTCCACGTCGTCGACGGCACCCTGCGGCTGGTGGAGTGCGCCCCCGGCGTCACCCCCGCCGACGTCCGCGCCCACACCGAGGCGCCCTACACGGAGGACCTGCGCTCGTGACCTGGAGCTCGCGCATCGACCTGGACCGGATCACCGCCATCGACGTGCACACCCACGTGCACCGGTCGGTCTCCGCCCCGCCCCCGGCCGGCAGCAACGCCGACGACATGGGCGCCTACTTCGGCATCGGGTCCATGCCGCAGTACACGCTGCCCGAGCTCGCCCAGTACTACCGGGAACGGGACATGGCCTGCGTCGCCTTCGGCGTGGACAGCATCTCCCAGACCGGCGACGAGCTGGTGCCCACCAACGAGGAGGTCGCCGAGCTCGCCGCCGAGCACGCCGACGTCGTCATCCCCTTCGCCAGCATCGACCCCGCCCGGGGCGCCGCCGGCGTCCGCCAGGCCCGCCGGCTGATCACCGACCACGGGGTGCGGGGGTTCAAGTTCCACCCCAACACCCAGGGGTTCCACCCCAACGACCGGAAGGCCTACCCGCTGTACGAGGTGATCGCCGAGCACGGGCTGATCGCGCTGTTCCACACCGGCCAGACCGGGGTGGGCGCCGGCACGCCCGGCGGGGGCGGCATCCGGCTGAAGTACTCCAACCCGATGGACGTCGACGACGTCGCCGTCGACTTCCCGGACATGGACATCATCCTGGCCCACCCGTCCTTCCCCTGGCAGGACGAGGCGCTGGCGGTGGCCATGCACAAGCCGCGGGTGCACATCGACCTCTCCGGCTGGTCGCCGAAGTACTTCCCGCCGCAGCTGGTCCGGTACGCGAACAGCCTGCTCAAGAACAAGGTGCTGTTCGGCTCGGACTTCCCGGTGATCACCCCCGAGCGGTGGATGAAGGACGCGGAGACCATCGGCCTGAAGGACGAGGTCAAGCCGCTGATCTACAAGTCCAACGCCGCACGGCTGCTCGGGCTGCTCCCGCCCGGACGCTGACCCCTCCTCCCACAGACAGGACACACCTCCATGCAGCACGTCGAGGGCAAGGTCGCCTTCATCACCGGCGGGTCCAGCGGCATCGGCCGCGGCATCGGGCTCGCCCTGGCCCGGGCCGGGATGACGGTGGTGATCAGCGGCCGCCGCCAGGAGCACATCGACGAGACGACCGCGGAGTTCGCCGCCGCCGGGCTCCAGGTCGACGCGGTGCAGCTCGACGTCACCGACGCGGCCGCGGTGGAGGCCGCCGCCGCGGCCACGGTGGCGAGGCACGGCCGGGTCGACGTGCTGGTGAACAACGCCGGCATCGGGCTGACCGGACCGGTCATGGGCGCCACCGCCAGCGACTGGGACTGGCTGATCGACGTCAACATCAAGGGCGTCGGCAACGGGCTGCGGGCGTTCGTGCCGCACATCCGGGCGCACGGCGAGGGCGGCCACATCGTGACCACCACGTCGATGGCCGGGCTGCTGCCGATCGTCGCCGGGCTGTACTCGATGACCAAGGCCGCGGTGATCGCGCTGTCGGAGGCGCTGGCGATCGAGCTGGCCCCCGAGGGCATCGGCGTCTCGGCGTACTGCCCGGGGCCGGTGCACTCCAACATCGCCGGTGCGGTCGCCGCCCGGCCGGAGCAGTACGGGGAGAGCGGCTACACCCCGCCGCCGGCGGAGTTCCTCGAGCGGGCCAAGGACCAGCCGTACATGAGCTACGTGGAGGCGGGCGAGCGGGTGCTGCACGGCATCCGGCGCGGTGACCTGTTCATCCTCACCCACCCGGAGTTCCGCGACGGGGTGCGGGAGCGGTTCGAGACGACGCTGGCCGCGTTCCCGGACGAGCCGATCGACACCGCGCGGGCCGCGGCGATCCCGTTCCTCACCGGCTCGCCGGTCTACGCCCCGGAGAACCGCCTCCCCTCCCCCCAGCTCCCCGACCGCGTCACCAGCTGACCCGGGGCGGTAATGGCCATTTACGCCCTCCCATCTGAGGGCGGAAATGGCCATTACCGCCCTGTGGACGACGGCGGCACTCCCGACCGCCGTTCCGCCACCCTGCTGAGGTGTCCAGGGACCTGACCGGGGTGTTCGTCGGGAGCCACGCGATCGCGGAGGGGCTCGTCACCGCCAAACAGCTGCGGCAGCTGAGCTGGCGACGGGTGGTGCAGGGCGTCTACGCGGATCCGGCGCTGCCGTTCGACCACCGGTTGCGGTGCACCGGTGTCGCCCTGCTGCTGCCGCGCGGCGCCGCCATCGGCGGGCACTCCGCCGCCGCCTGGCACGGTGCCCCGTTCGCCGGCCCGCGTGACCCGGTCACCGTCGTCCGCCCGCCGGACGTCGAGTGGAAGGGGCCGCGCGAGGTCCGGGTGCACCGGGCCGAGCTGA from Modestobacter roseus encodes the following:
- a CDS encoding 3-oxoacid CoA-transferase subunit B, whose protein sequence is MTATQTPPVTGRTREGIAERLAQDLQDGYVVNLGVGIPLAVPKFIPAGVEVVLHAENGVLGLGPAPEGEGDVDLTDAGKQPITLMSGAAITDSAMSFAMIRGGHLDVTVLGALQVSAAGDLANWYVPGRNPAVGGAMDLVAGTPQVWVTMEHCDRTGRSKVVPECTMPLTGRACVTRVYTDLAVFHVVDGTLRLVECAPGVTPADVRAHTEAPYTEDLRS
- a CDS encoding amidohydrolase family protein, producing the protein MTWSSRIDLDRITAIDVHTHVHRSVSAPPPAGSNADDMGAYFGIGSMPQYTLPELAQYYRERDMACVAFGVDSISQTGDELVPTNEEVAELAAEHADVVIPFASIDPARGAAGVRQARRLITDHGVRGFKFHPNTQGFHPNDRKAYPLYEVIAEHGLIALFHTGQTGVGAGTPGGGGIRLKYSNPMDVDDVAVDFPDMDIILAHPSFPWQDEALAVAMHKPRVHIDLSGWSPKYFPPQLVRYANSLLKNKVLFGSDFPVITPERWMKDAETIGLKDEVKPLIYKSNAARLLGLLPPGR
- a CDS encoding CoA transferase subunit A, yielding MIDKFREDVLSVVDRVPSGASIAVGGFGSSGRPDLLLDALCELDKRDLHVYVNNVGHDFTGVGRLLHEGRLRRVTASFPILQEFYDEYFVGKVELELVPQGTLAERMRAGGSGIPAFFTPSGAGTMLADGTFTLRYSPDGGVAEHVPAKEHRLIDGREYVLETGIVADFGMVKAHSGDRKGNLRFRLSARNFNPLAGMSGRHTFAEVDRMVEVDELHPDDVHLPGVFVDDVLLTSPARTTTPDDSRLIARTRS
- a CDS encoding SDR family NAD(P)-dependent oxidoreductase yields the protein MQHVEGKVAFITGGSSGIGRGIGLALARAGMTVVISGRRQEHIDETTAEFAAAGLQVDAVQLDVTDAAAVEAAAAATVARHGRVDVLVNNAGIGLTGPVMGATASDWDWLIDVNIKGVGNGLRAFVPHIRAHGEGGHIVTTTSMAGLLPIVAGLYSMTKAAVIALSEALAIELAPEGIGVSAYCPGPVHSNIAGAVAARPEQYGESGYTPPPAEFLERAKDQPYMSYVEAGERVLHGIRRGDLFILTHPEFRDGVRERFETTLAAFPDEPIDTARAAAIPFLTGSPVYAPENRLPSPQLPDRVTS